The following is a genomic window from Miscanthus floridulus cultivar M001 chromosome 14, ASM1932011v1, whole genome shotgun sequence.
AGACCTTCTAATAGACtgcaactagcaagcccaaaacTATCCAAGTTCTCAAAATAGGATCCCTCAAGTAACCACCTTGGATATGTGCCAGATTTGTAACCTTTGATTGTGAGGCCACTCAGCTGGGGTGGCGGTCTCAGACCTTCTAGAATATCCAAATGTGAATTGTCCGTTGCATCCATGTCATTCTGGCAACTCCAGACAAACTTCAACACTTCAAGGTGTTTTTTCTGATATAGCTTCGACTCTAAGGCCTCATCCTTTCCAGTGGCATTCTCAAGATTTTTTATTCTTAAACTGCCATGAAGCTGATTCAAGTTCTTCAGCTGTCGCAACTCATATCCTTCCTTCTTTTGCACAGAAAAGACATAAATGTGTTGTAGCGAAGTTAGCTTGCCTATGTTCGGAATTTGGCAAATAGGCCTTTCACCCACGAAATCATCAGTGTCACATGCATATGCTCCTAGATGGCGTAATTTACTTAAATTGCAGAGTTTCTTAGGCAAACTTGCCACCATGCAGTTTAACCAAAGTAATTGTAAGTGGTAGAGAGTACATAATGATCTAGGCAATTCAGAAACTAACGTTCTGATGAGATTCAAATATCGGAGGTGCTTCAGCTCACCAATAGATTCTGGCAACTTGCTGCTGTTGTAAAATGACAAATACAATACACGCAGTTTTCTTTGGTTCCGTAGCATGTGGTCAAAAAGATCACTTGCATCATCCATTAGTGGATCGATGCAGATAATAGTGTGTAAATGATGTAGCTTGTAGATAATTTGCTTATGCTTTTGCATACTCTCAACATGAACAGATAGATGTCGAACAGTGCATGGTATTTCTGTCACATTATCATCTTCCAATCTGAAGCAGTCATCTCTAGAGAGTGACTCTGCCAAATCATGAAGGATATCATGCATGACATCGTACGAATCATAGTACGAACCATACCTTTCAGAAACCAATTGGAAGAACGATCCAGAGACCATATCGTTGAAGTAATCCCACCCAACATCTTCCACTGTCCTACTACTCAAATTGCACGAATCAACAAACCCTTCTGCAACCCAAAAGTGAACCAACTGATTAGGTTCATATCTATAACCTTTTGGAAATAAGCTGCAATACAAGAAGCACCTTTGCAGACGTGGATCTAACTTCTCGTAACTCCACAACAGAGATGTCAAGGGCACACTTAATTCGTTGAGCTTTAGTGCAGCTTTCCATTCAGCGATATCTTTTTTTCTGCTCAACCTGGAACCCAGAACTTTTGCTGCTAAAGGACACTGTCGAAGCTTTTTAGCAATCTCTTTTGCGGTATGTTCTAGCTTCGTGCGCAATAGCTGGTCTTCGATTTCTGCTCCAGAGAAAGCATAGTGTTTGAGGAGTGCCAAGAACTCAGCATCCTCCATGTTTTCCAAATGAACGACATGTTCACAACAAACAGCAGCCGGAAGTGGTTCACATCGAGATGTTACCAAAACTTTGCTTCCTGACTTTTTAGAGACTAATGGAGCCAAGAGTTGCTCCCACTCAGTCTCACTATCagatttttcaaaccaaacatcaTCCAAGACAAGCAGGAATTTTTGTGACCCTTGTAATATATCACGTAATTTGCACTGGAGAGTATCGAGATTATCAAGACGTGGGCACTGCCCCTTTTTTGCGGACTCAATAATCTCTCGCGTGTGACGATGGACATCAAGTTTGCGTGAGATACAGACCCACATCCTGACATCAAAGCATTCTTCTATCCTCTCGTCATTGTAGACATATTGTGCTAAGGTCGACTTCCCCATTCCTCCCGCTCCAACAA
Proteins encoded in this region:
- the LOC136504184 gene encoding putative disease resistance RPP13-like protein 1 isoform X2, with translation MADLALAGLRWAASPIVNKLLTEASAYLSVDMVRELQQLEATVLPQFELVIQAAEKSPHRGKLEAWLRRLKEAFYDAEDLLDEHEYNLLKRKAKSGNDPLLGEDETSSITSTILKPFHAAMSRARNLLPENRRLIAKMNELKDILTEAKELRDLLGQPHANTTERPVVPATVVPTTTSFPTSKVFGRDRDRDRIVDFLLGKTTAEKESSSRYSGLAVVGAGGMGKSTLAQYVYNDERIEECFDVRMWVCISRKLDVHRHTREIIESAKKGQCPRLDNLDTLQCKLRDILQGSQKFLLVLDDVWFEKSDSETEWEQLLAPLVSKKSGSKVLVTSRCEPLPAAVCCEHVVHLENMEDAEFLALLKHYAFSGAEIEDQLLRTKLEHTAKEIAKKLRQCPLAAKVLGSRLSRKKDIAEWKAALKLNELSVPLTSLLWSYEKLDPRLQRRVC